From one Musa acuminata AAA Group cultivar baxijiao chromosome BXJ2-6, Cavendish_Baxijiao_AAA, whole genome shotgun sequence genomic stretch:
- the LOC103989762 gene encoding protein BIG GRAIN 1-like E: MSKGYSQADSDEIDVFEATWYFSGGIDGAGLGLQRSMREERLICWGGERSLDTLARSTRLPQQSKKVENQRNDKKSKQPSSAGRRLASFLNSFIKQAIYRKKSRALNPTESEEDASFEKMHAGRRKGSIDYSQRMKSNDYSILCSTERCCNSKSSGHQKYAPFWSQRELGYDKRVIDEDWLGARANSMDGYPENKWLTSEAGNRLLDKEASWSEEFMKKQHKWFRRTEEEDRGGSESSSELFELKNYDLGNVAFR, translated from the coding sequence ATGTCGAAGGGTTATAGCCAAGCTGACTCCGACGAGATCGACGTCTTCGAGGCAACATGGTACTTCTCCGGCGGAATCGATGGCGCAGGCCTCGGCCTTCAGAGATCCATGAGAGAAGAGAGACTGATCTGCTGGGGAGGAGAGAGGAGTTTGGACACACTTGCAAGGTCCACCAGACTTCCACAGCAGTCCAAAAAGGTTGAGAACCAACGCAATGACAAGAAGAGCAAACAGCCCAGCTCGGCCGGTCGTAGGTTAGCTAGCTTCCTCAACTCTTTCATCAAGCAAGCCATCTACAGGAAGAAATCAAGGGCTCTCAACCCCACTGAGTCAGAGGAGGACGCAAGTTTTGAGAAGATGCATGCAGGGAGGAGAAAAGGTAGCATCGACTACTCGCAGCGCATGAAGAGCAATGACTACAGCATCCTGTGTTCCACGGAGCGTTGCTGCAATAGCAAGTCTAGTGGGCACCAGAAATATGCTCCTTTCTGGTCACAGAGAGAACTTGGGTACGATAAGAGGGTAATAGATGAGGATTGGCTGGGTGCGAGGGCTAACTCCATGGATGGTTATCCTGAGAACAAATGGCTAACTAGTGAAGCTGGTAATCGGCTACTTGACAAAGAAGCATCGTGGAGTGAAGAGTTCATGAAGAAGCAACACAAGTGGTTCAGGAGGACAGAAGAGGAGGATCGGGGAGGGAGTGAATCCAGCTCTGAACTGTTTGAGCTGAAGAACTATGATCTGGGGAATGTTGCCTTTCGTTAA
- the LOC103988997 gene encoding protein DROOPING LEAF-like isoform X1: MSGGSHGHYCQNRNPKPWRMPTAVSISWARERRSITLFFSPGLACLFFLLMDLVSPTEQLCYVRCTYCNTVLAVGVPCKRMMDTITVKCGHCNHLSFLGPRPIVQSLTPTNHHLIGLQGPCTDCLRGQPSPPSSSTSIEQMIQSPQFVMKPPEKKHRMPSAYNRFMKEEIQRIKAAKPDIPHREAFSMAAKNWAKCDPRCSSTIVSPSDTNELAPVPDSERSSCSRMESSSVCKQLEKKD, from the exons ATGAGTGGGGGTTCCCACGGGCATTATTGCCAGAATAGAAACCCTAAGCCATGGCGCATGCCCACTGCAGTGAGCATCTCTTGGGCACGGGAGAGGAGGTCTATCACCCTCTTCTTCTCCCCCGGCTTAGCTTGTCTCTTCTTCTTACTCATGGATTTGGTCTCTCCCACTGAGCAACTGTGCTACGTGCGTTGCACCTACTGCAACACTGTTCTTGCG GTTGGAGTTCCATGCAAGCGGATGATGGATACAATTACTGTGAAATGTGGTCACTGCAACCATCTCTCCTTTCTCGGCCCCAGACCCATTGTGCAGTCCCTTACTCCCACTAATCATCATCTCATAGGCCTTCAG GGTCCTTGCACTGACTGCCTGAGAGGACAACCttcaccaccatcatcatcaacTTCAATTGAGCAAATGATCCAAAGCCCACAATTTGTCATGAAAC CTCCCGAGAAGAAGCACAGAATGCCTTCTGCTTATAATCGCTTCATGAA GGAGGAAATACAACGAATCAAGGCAGCTAAACCTGATATTCCTCACAGGGAAGCATTTAGCATGGCTGCAAAGAAT TGGGCTAAGTGTGATCCTCGTTGCTCGTCGACTATTGTTTCGCCTTCTGATACCAATGAACTGGCTCCCGTTCCAGATTCG GAAAGAAGCAGTTGCTCTAGAATGGAAAGCTCAAGTGTTTGCAAGCAATTGGAAAAGAAGGATTAG
- the LOC103988997 gene encoding protein DROOPING LEAF-like isoform X3 produces the protein MKVLLCFGFSTVRVDGSYAVHAAVNYDKVGVPCKRMMDTITVKCGHCNHLSFLGPRPIVQSLTPTNHHLIGLQGPCTDCLRGQPSPPSSSTSIEQMIQSPQFVMKPPEKKHRMPSAYNRFMKEEIQRIKAAKPDIPHREAFSMAAKNWAKCDPRCSSTIVSPSDTNELAPVPDSERSSCSRMESSSVCKQLEKKD, from the exons ATGAAAGTACTACTTTGCTTTGGTTTTTCTACTGTTCGTGTTGATGGTTCTTATGCTGTCCATGCCGCTGTTAATTACGACAAA GTTGGAGTTCCATGCAAGCGGATGATGGATACAATTACTGTGAAATGTGGTCACTGCAACCATCTCTCCTTTCTCGGCCCCAGACCCATTGTGCAGTCCCTTACTCCCACTAATCATCATCTCATAGGCCTTCAG GGTCCTTGCACTGACTGCCTGAGAGGACAACCttcaccaccatcatcatcaacTTCAATTGAGCAAATGATCCAAAGCCCACAATTTGTCATGAAAC CTCCCGAGAAGAAGCACAGAATGCCTTCTGCTTATAATCGCTTCATGAA GGAGGAAATACAACGAATCAAGGCAGCTAAACCTGATATTCCTCACAGGGAAGCATTTAGCATGGCTGCAAAGAAT TGGGCTAAGTGTGATCCTCGTTGCTCGTCGACTATTGTTTCGCCTTCTGATACCAATGAACTGGCTCCCGTTCCAGATTCG GAAAGAAGCAGTTGCTCTAGAATGGAAAGCTCAAGTGTTTGCAAGCAATTGGAAAAGAAGGATTAG
- the LOC103988997 gene encoding protein DROOPING LEAF-like isoform X2 encodes MKVLLCFGFSTVRVDGSYAVHAAVNYDKVFPSASRVGVPCKRMMDTITVKCGHCNHLSFLGPRPIVQSLTPTNHHLIGLQGPCTDCLRGQPSPPSSSTSIEQMIQSPQFVMKPPEKKHRMPSAYNRFMKEEIQRIKAAKPDIPHREAFSMAAKNWAKCDPRCSSTIVSPSDTNELAPVPDSERSSCSRMESSSVCKQLEKKD; translated from the exons ATGAAAGTACTACTTTGCTTTGGTTTTTCTACTGTTCGTGTTGATGGTTCTTATGCTGTCCATGCCGCTGTTAATTACGACAAAGTATTCCCGTCGGCTTCTAGg GTTGGAGTTCCATGCAAGCGGATGATGGATACAATTACTGTGAAATGTGGTCACTGCAACCATCTCTCCTTTCTCGGCCCCAGACCCATTGTGCAGTCCCTTACTCCCACTAATCATCATCTCATAGGCCTTCAG GGTCCTTGCACTGACTGCCTGAGAGGACAACCttcaccaccatcatcatcaacTTCAATTGAGCAAATGATCCAAAGCCCACAATTTGTCATGAAAC CTCCCGAGAAGAAGCACAGAATGCCTTCTGCTTATAATCGCTTCATGAA GGAGGAAATACAACGAATCAAGGCAGCTAAACCTGATATTCCTCACAGGGAAGCATTTAGCATGGCTGCAAAGAAT TGGGCTAAGTGTGATCCTCGTTGCTCGTCGACTATTGTTTCGCCTTCTGATACCAATGAACTGGCTCCCGTTCCAGATTCG GAAAGAAGCAGTTGCTCTAGAATGGAAAGCTCAAGTGTTTGCAAGCAATTGGAAAAGAAGGATTAG
- the LOC103988997 gene encoding protein DROOPING LEAF-like isoform X4: MHKADHKHLPQTSSILVGVPCKRMMDTITVKCGHCNHLSFLGPRPIVQSLTPTNHHLIGLQGPCTDCLRGQPSPPSSSTSIEQMIQSPQFVMKPPEKKHRMPSAYNRFMKEEIQRIKAAKPDIPHREAFSMAAKNWAKCDPRCSSTIVSPSDTNELAPVPDSERSSCSRMESSSVCKQLEKKD, translated from the exons ATGCATAAAGCAGATCATAAGCACCTTCCTCAAACTTCGAGCATTCTA GTTGGAGTTCCATGCAAGCGGATGATGGATACAATTACTGTGAAATGTGGTCACTGCAACCATCTCTCCTTTCTCGGCCCCAGACCCATTGTGCAGTCCCTTACTCCCACTAATCATCATCTCATAGGCCTTCAG GGTCCTTGCACTGACTGCCTGAGAGGACAACCttcaccaccatcatcatcaacTTCAATTGAGCAAATGATCCAAAGCCCACAATTTGTCATGAAAC CTCCCGAGAAGAAGCACAGAATGCCTTCTGCTTATAATCGCTTCATGAA GGAGGAAATACAACGAATCAAGGCAGCTAAACCTGATATTCCTCACAGGGAAGCATTTAGCATGGCTGCAAAGAAT TGGGCTAAGTGTGATCCTCGTTGCTCGTCGACTATTGTTTCGCCTTCTGATACCAATGAACTGGCTCCCGTTCCAGATTCG GAAAGAAGCAGTTGCTCTAGAATGGAAAGCTCAAGTGTTTGCAAGCAATTGGAAAAGAAGGATTAG